From the Lathyrus oleraceus cultivar Zhongwan6 chromosome 3, CAAS_Psat_ZW6_1.0, whole genome shotgun sequence genome, the window CATTACTTTGCTCCATTGAAATTTAATGAGAGAGTAGTGATAAAAGTCTTATCTCAATTATGGCAACAATATGCATTACTTTGCTCCATGATGTATGAGAGTATTTATTAATATGTCAACTACTTGTAAGTTGTAAACCTTCACAtccatttattttcttttaattcagCTTGAAAGTTATGATACATTAGTACACTTGTATCAAAAACGTTAGGGAATGCTTTCTAATAAGATCTTAATTTTAGTAGAATAACTTAGTCATTCTAATAGGATCTTAAcaaatttattatttatttattcattaCATAATATGTGTCGTTAAAGCTTTTGTTGAATGAAACTCTAAAATTTTGATTCAGTTGCAATAGAATTGAAGTGTATTGTCAAGACCATTCtcattaataaaataaataaataaaaatattatatagTGAGAGAATATTAAACAAAAAAATAAGCATTTAActaattgatttttttaaatcGATTGTTTGTATGTTTTTACTAATTTTGTCTGATTCTAGTAGGTTCTCATTGATTCAATAACTTACTTGATCTAACTAATCAAAGTAGATTAAAAACCTCCGATTTTCAATTCAACCGATAAATTTGATCCGATTTTTGAAACTGGAACACTACCTCTCAAATTTCTCACTCAATCACATTTATTAATCTCTCATATTTGATAGataatttttattataaatatatTGCATTGAATAATATTATTTcttatttttaatataatttaatttataattttttttcttcatgttTAACCATAATGTCTGGAATGTAGCAAGTGGAGTTGATGAGATCTGAGTTGTTTTTGAGAATGTATCCGAAGCAACATGATGTAGTCAAGAGCAGTAGGAATGTACCAATGATATGATTTACCTAAagttttattataatttttttaataaaaaagtTTAGTTAAAAATGTAGAAGAATTTACTTTTTACTCTATAATATATAATCAGGGATTACAAATTAGTTCACATATTTTTAAATCCTTCAAATTTAACCTATCTCATATATATATTTTTGATAAATTATGATGTAACAAATTTAAATTATGTGATCTTATGatttaaattatatatatatatatatatatatatatatatatatatatatatatatatatatatatatatatatatatatatatataaatcaaaaCCAGGATTTTATATAATTGGATGATGCGTCTTATCATTTAAAATAAACTATAAAGAAAATGGAACAATCAATTTTGTGAAAAAGTGAAAAGCAGAAATCAACACAATTAAGTTGATATAAAATTAATAATTGaatttttttcataaaaataTACAACACTTTAAGAgaagaattgaaaaaaaaaatacaaaGACAACTCATTTATTTTGtaaattttaaataaaatgaCTTCTTAATAACTTTTGAACAAATACAATGTTTATAAAATTTATAGTTgaattaaaaatttaatttttattttgatattaaTTTGATGGTCAATAATAATCTATATTCAAAAGGATTAATAGTAGCGCACATgaaaattaattttatattattaacTAATAAAAATTTATTAATCTAATATATCATTAACATAATTTAAAATACACGCGAGATTTGTCTTAATTTATTGACACTCTAAAATAGTGTATTATTTTTCTCATATTCAACTTAATTTATAAAAATCAATGAAATTGATCATGATAAATCTCAAAATGacattaaaaaaaaatattttagtaaactttttaaatatatatatatatatatatatatttttaattttcatCATTGGTATTCAGTACCCTATACCGTCTAATCtgatttaaaaataattaaatagtTTTAGTCATGTTTCTTTCTTACCAAATTGAGTGTAAATCAATCGGAATcaattaattatttatttattgatacataaatattaatattatatttaatatGAATTTCCCGTTTTTTACAAATTCATTATGTATTTAAAAGCTTAAAACGGTAAAGAGACGTTAATTTTCCGTGAATGAGCGAATCGAAGAAAGATTTGTTAGCAGTATTCGGAAGCTGCAAATCTTGTCTTTTCTGCTTCACTTCACATTCATGTCTCAACCCAACACCGACACTGACATCAACATCAACATTCCGGTTCGTATTTTCCCCTATTAATTCTAGGTTTTTATTTTTGAAGCTACCGTAAGGGTTTCtacttttttttctttcagaAAACCTATTGCATGTTGTTACTTTGTTTTAAGCTTGGAACTTGTTATTTTTTCAGTTGAATCAGAATGATGCTAATGTTGATAACTTCACAAATCAGATGAAACATCATGAAGAAAATATTCAGTTCCTTAATTCTCAATCGAATCACTTAACTGAATCTGTACTTGACTTACAAGGTTTGTTCTGAAATTGGTTCATGTTTGCACTTGTTTTGTTTGTTCTCTGTGAATTTGTGAGAGTATGATTAGAATCTAAGATGAAGTCATAAACCCTAATTTATGGTAAGTAACATATTTTATGAAGAATTTGATATATGAATTATTTTCATCTGCCACGATTTTTTTGGCTGATGAAGTTTTGTTTTAGTGAGTCTTGGAAGGTATCATTCTGGTACTGTGGTTACATCAGATAATGGGAATGGTGCATTTCGTACCGAAGAGGAAACTGTGGAGCAGATATTGAAGAAAGAGAACTCTGCTGCCAGCATATTTTGTTGGATAAAAGCTAATTCTCAGACATCCAATTTGGCTTTTGTAAAGGATGCTGTCGGTGTTGTGGCTACCCTTGCAAAGGTTGAGAATGATGATCTTAGCAGGTAAATAAGCTACTCACAGGTTGAGAAGGATGCTCTCAGTGTTGTGGTCAATACGAACGAGTGCATCAGTTCCTTAGAGCGCTACACACTGTTGCATCATGGTTTCAAGTAGCGGCCAAATAAGCTACTTTTTATGATTACTTATTTTTCTGAAAAATAGCAATTGTGTAAAACAGGATCCTTTCTGAGTATGTGGGTTTGGAGACGATGCTTGCAATTGTCTGCAGTACTAATGAAGGTGTTAAAGCACTGGAGAAGTATGATCCAGAAGGCACAATAAACTCTAATGGTGGTTTGCACGGAATTGGATCTTCAACTGGAAAAATAATAAATGGCCGGTTTGTTGTCATATGTCTTGAAGATTTAAGGTAAGTTATACTTATGCGTTCGTTTGTATGCATGTTTTTCACACAATTGATTCATGTAGAAAGAAATATTCGCCAAGACCTTATTTTGGACTAATTAATTCAGCCCTGTGCAGAGTCTTGATGTATCTCACTATCCGTATACTTGTTTTATTTCAGACCATTTGTTGGAGGTTTTGTTGACGAAGATCCACAAAAGAAGTTGGCTATTCCGAAGCCGAAATTGCCAAATGGGGAGTGCCCTCCCGGGTTTCTTGATTATGCAGTGAACATGATCCATTTGGATTCAAATAGATTGTCGCATCTTACTGCAATTGGGCACGGTCTTAGAGAGACACTGTTTTACAGCCTTTTTTCTCGCCTACAAATATATAAAACCCGGAACGAAATGATGCTTGCTCTTCCATACATTACCGATGGAGCATTGTCATTAGATGGTGGAATGATCAGGAAATCTGGTATCTTTGCTTGTGGTAGCAGGTCAGTATCAAATTAATCTTTTTTATTGTTTCTCCTTCTCTTACTATAACCAGAGTTAGAGTTGTGTTAAGTTTTTGGAGATCCTGTGTTGATTACCTACGGTTCAACCGTGACAAAACAACTAGTGCTGTAGTGTACTTTGCACACTCAAAGACGGTTTTGATCAAAGAGTTAACTTATGTTTCTTTTTCGACTTGTCATTAATGAAACTTCTCTGGCTGCAGACAAGATGTAGATGTAAAGTTTCCCTTAATAGGAGGAGAATCTGATGTACCTCTAGTTTATACTGAAGCTGAAGGTATGGTGAGGAAGCTGAAATGGGAAGCATCTAAACTTGCTGCTGATATACAAAGAGAGCAGCAGCTGCTGGACTTTAGAAAGAGCAACTCCACAAGCCAAGACTAAAATATTGTTGGTAGAGATTTGGTTACAAAGACATGGTATTAACTATTAAGTTATGTTTTAGTAGTTTCATTTTGGATGTTTTTGACATCAAATTATGTGTATTAGCAGTTTATTTTCTAGGCATGGTTCACGAGAGACATGTCCATAAGAAATTATAAAGATGTAAAATAGTATTTCCAAAACATGCAGCTAGTATTCATCTATTAGCACAAAAGAAACTTGGATATTTTGTTGAGCTTATTCTTATTGAAATTAGAGAAAATGAGATATTTGAAAAAAATTGAGTGTTTGGATAGCACTAACAAAGTTCTATTTTCAATAAAGAATACATAGAAAAAAAATGATTCTTTTAAAGAATGGTCTAGACGTAGAAATGCTAAAACTTGGCCAAAGTATAAGAAATCGAAGAATGAGACTAAGAAAGTGACGAGTAAAGCAAAAACTCAGTTTTTGATGGATTATACAAATTTTTAGGAATTATGGAGTTAGAAAAATCTATATCCAGGTTTGCTAGGGGAAGAGAAAGAAAGACTAGAAATTTGGATCAAGTAAAATGTGTTAAAGATGAAGAAGGTAAAGTTTTGGATCAGGAAAAGGATATAAATGATAGGTGGAAGACGTATTTCTATAATTTATTTAATGAAGGATATGATATCTCATCGGACTCTATCAAATTcgacattagagaagatgatcGAAATTATAGTTATTACAATTGAATTTAGAAATAAGAGGTAAAAGAAGCATTGAATTATGAAAAATTCTTGGAGAGAAAGATATTGAGTGACTCACCA encodes:
- the LOC127132103 gene encoding protein DEFECTIVE IN MERISTEM SILENCING 3, encoding MSQPNTDTDININIPLNQNDANVDNFTNQMKHHEENIQFLNSQSNHLTESVLDLQVSLGRYHSGTVVTSDNGNGAFRTEEETVEQILKKENSAASIFCWIKANSQTSNLAFVKDAVGVVATLAKVENDDLSRILSEYVGLETMLAIVCSTNEGVKALEKYDPEGTINSNGGLHGIGSSTGKIINGRFVVICLEDLRPFVGGFVDEDPQKKLAIPKPKLPNGECPPGFLDYAVNMIHLDSNRLSHLTAIGHGLRETLFYSLFSRLQIYKTRNEMMLALPYITDGALSLDGGMIRKSGIFACGSRQDVDVKFPLIGGESDVPLVYTEAEGMVRKLKWEASKLAADIQREQQLLDFRKSNSTSQD